One stretch of Roseovarius mucosus DNA includes these proteins:
- a CDS encoding ABC transporter ATP-binding protein, translated as MIKSKDVLLKIRDLKIQGYSDETWVDIIKGVDLTLHRGEVMGLIGESGAGKSTIGAACMGYARDGTRISNGSIEFDGMELTTASEGERRMLRGSRIAYVAQSAAASFNPAHKIIDQHTEAPLQYRLKKRLEAQEDAMDLYERLRLPNPKEIGFRYPHQVSGGQLQRAMTAMAMSCRPDLIIFDEPTTALDVTTQIEVLAAIRDIVDQFNTAAIYITHDLAVVAQMADTIKVLLKGREVEEAPTKQMLDNPQEEYTKSLWAVRSFQSPQRHRPKDGVPLISVRNVDASYTGGAKVLDDVSFDIYEGMTVAVVGESGSGKSTTARVITGLLPPSKGEVLFKGKPFPPSYKDRTKDQLRQCQMIYQMADTALNPKVRISEIIGRPAAFYSGLKGVALKNRVDELLDLIELEPSQYYNRYPPELSGGQKQRIGIARALAAEPTFIVCDEVTSALDQLVAEGILRLLDRLQNELGLAYMFITHDLATVRSIADEVVVMQHGKVVEQGPKDEMFTPPHHPYTDLLLSSVPEMDPNWLTTLLEERGIDNVGDAAAARIDPNDPKVSGANV; from the coding sequence ATGATCAAGAGCAAAGACGTACTTCTGAAAATCCGCGACCTGAAAATTCAGGGCTATTCCGACGAAACCTGGGTGGACATCATCAAGGGCGTGGACCTGACCCTCCATCGTGGCGAGGTGATGGGCCTGATCGGTGAATCGGGTGCGGGTAAATCGACCATCGGCGCGGCCTGCATGGGCTATGCCCGCGACGGCACGCGCATTTCCAACGGTTCGATCGAGTTCGACGGGATGGAACTGACCACCGCCTCCGAGGGTGAGCGGCGCATGCTGCGCGGCTCGCGCATTGCCTATGTGGCGCAATCGGCGGCGGCCTCCTTTAATCCGGCGCACAAGATCATTGACCAGCACACCGAAGCGCCGCTGCAATACCGTCTGAAAAAGCGGCTAGAGGCGCAAGAGGATGCCATGGACCTCTATGAGAGGTTGCGCCTGCCCAACCCCAAGGAAATCGGATTTCGCTATCCGCATCAGGTTTCTGGCGGGCAGTTGCAGCGTGCAATGACCGCGATGGCCATGTCCTGTCGGCCTGATCTGATCATCTTTGATGAACCCACAACCGCGCTCGACGTGACCACGCAGATCGAGGTTTTGGCCGCGATTCGCGACATCGTCGATCAATTCAACACCGCCGCGATCTACATCACCCATGACCTTGCCGTGGTGGCGCAGATGGCCGACACGATCAAGGTGCTGCTCAAAGGGCGCGAGGTCGAAGAAGCGCCCACCAAGCAGATGCTCGACAATCCGCAGGAAGAATATACCAAATCCCTCTGGGCTGTGCGCAGCTTTCAAAGCCCGCAACGCCATCGCCCCAAGGATGGCGTGCCCCTGATTTCAGTGCGCAATGTCGATGCCTCCTACACCGGCGGGGCCAAGGTGCTGGATGATGTCAGTTTCGACATTTATGAAGGCATGACCGTTGCGGTGGTGGGTGAATCCGGCTCGGGTAAATCCACAACAGCGCGAGTGATCACAGGTCTTTTGCCGCCCTCCAAGGGCGAAGTGTTGTTCAAGGGCAAACCCTTTCCACCCAGCTACAAGGACCGCACCAAGGATCAATTGCGCCAGTGCCAGATGATCTATCAGATGGCGGATACCGCGCTCAATCCCAAGGTCCGGATTTCCGAGATCATCGGGCGTCCGGCCGCCTTTTATTCGGGGCTCAAAGGGGTCGCGCTTAAGAACCGGGTGGACGAGTTGCTCGATCTGATCGAGTTGGAACCCTCGCAATATTACAACCGTTATCCGCCTGAATTGTCTGGCGGCCAAAAGCAGCGGATCGGTATTGCCCGCGCCCTTGCGGCGGAACCAACCTTTATCGTCTGCGACGAGGTGACATCGGCCCTTGATCAGCTTGTGGCCGAAGGTATCCTGCGCCTGCTCGACCGGCTGCAGAACGAGTTGGGGCTGGCCTATATGTTCATCACCCATGATCTCGCAACGGTGCGTTCCATCGCCGATGAGGTGGTGGTGATGCAGCATGGCAAAGTGGTTGAGCAGGGCCCCAAGGACGAGATGTTCACACCGCCACACCACCCCTACACTGATCTGCTGCTTAGCTCGGTGCCAGAGATGGACCCCAATTGGCTCACCACGTTGCTCGAAGAGCGTGGGATAGACAATGTCGGCGATGCTGCCGCAGCGCGAATCGATCCAAACGATCCCAAGGTCTCGGGTGCTAACGTTTGA